A region from the Fimbriimonadaceae bacterium genome encodes:
- a CDS encoding sugar ABC transporter ATP-binding protein encodes MSALRVRALAKRFGPTVALDGVDLELKPGEVHALVGENGSGKSTLMNVIAGVFAPDAGTMERNGRPHRPASPAEARDAGVAMIHQELALCPHLTVAENIGLGLEATRWGWVRRAERTRRAADALASLGHPQLDPDTPLSSLSIAMRQVVEIARAVATGCEVLLFDEPTSSLSEADAERLFGVIAGLRDEGRSVLYVSHFLEEVRRVADRITVLRDGTVAGEAGADASPESLVRLMAGREVADPYPRSPHTPGDVLLDVEALSGARAPQGATLSVRRGEVVGVAGLNGSGRTELLRSIFGLDPVRSGRVSVGEFSGGASPEARWRQGAGFLSEDRKEEGLALQMSLAENVCLTKLPPLVNPHALESETEAWLESAGVRRRNAGQAVRELSGGNQQKVALTRLFRHGVDLMLLDEPTRGIDVASKHRIYEMIDEAAVAGKAVLLTSSYLPELFGVCDRIAVMHRGTLGAARAVSEWTSESILQEATGS; translated from the coding sequence GTGAGCGCGCTGCGCGTCAGGGCGTTGGCCAAACGGTTTGGCCCCACGGTCGCGCTCGATGGCGTGGACCTCGAGCTGAAACCCGGCGAGGTCCACGCGCTGGTCGGCGAGAACGGCTCGGGAAAGAGCACGTTGATGAACGTGATCGCCGGCGTGTTCGCGCCCGACGCGGGAACCATGGAGAGAAACGGGCGTCCGCACCGGCCCGCCTCTCCCGCGGAGGCGCGCGATGCGGGTGTGGCGATGATCCACCAAGAGTTGGCACTTTGCCCTCACCTCACCGTGGCGGAGAACATCGGGCTCGGCCTCGAAGCCACGCGCTGGGGCTGGGTGCGGCGAGCGGAGCGGACCCGGAGGGCCGCGGACGCGCTCGCCTCCTTGGGCCACCCCCAATTGGACCCCGACACGCCTCTTTCTTCCCTCTCGATCGCGATGCGGCAGGTCGTCGAGATCGCGCGCGCCGTGGCGACGGGGTGCGAGGTGCTGCTCTTCGACGAGCCCACGAGCAGTCTCTCCGAAGCCGATGCGGAGCGCCTGTTCGGCGTGATCGCGGGCTTGCGAGACGAGGGGCGATCCGTGCTCTACGTGTCGCATTTCCTCGAAGAGGTGCGCCGCGTCGCCGACCGCATCACCGTGCTTCGCGACGGTACCGTCGCCGGCGAGGCGGGCGCCGACGCCAGCCCGGAGTCCCTCGTGCGTCTGATGGCGGGACGCGAGGTTGCGGACCCCTACCCCCGCTCGCCCCATACACCGGGCGACGTGCTTCTCGACGTCGAGGCTTTGAGCGGCGCGCGCGCTCCGCAAGGCGCCACGCTCTCGGTTCGGCGCGGCGAAGTGGTCGGCGTCGCGGGACTCAACGGAAGCGGACGAACCGAACTGTTGCGCTCGATCTTCGGCTTGGATCCCGTGCGCAGCGGTCGCGTTTCGGTCGGCGAGTTCTCGGGCGGCGCCAGCCCGGAAGCGAGGTGGCGCCAGGGTGCAGGCTTTCTGAGCGAGGATCGCAAGGAGGAGGGGCTGGCCCTCCAAATGAGCCTCGCCGAGAACGTGTGTCTGACCAAGCTGCCGCCCCTGGTGAACCCACATGCGCTGGAGTCGGAAACCGAGGCGTGGCTTGAGAGCGCGGGGGTTCGGCGCCGAAACGCGGGGCAGGCGGTGCGCGAGCTTTCCGGCGGAAACCAACAGAAGGTCGCCCTGACGCGCCTGTTCCGCCACGGGGTGGACCTGATGCTCCTCGACGAGCCGACGCGCGGCATCGACGTGGCGAGCAAGCACCGCATTTACGAGATGATCGATGAAGCCGCCGTGGCCGGCAAGGCCGTGCTCCTTACGAGTAGCTATCTGCCCGAACTGTTCGGCGTCTGCGACCGGATCGCCGTGATGCACCGGGGGACTTTGGGAGCGGCGCGGGCCGTCTCCGAATGGACGTCGGAATCGATCCTCCAGGAGGCGACGGGATCGTGA
- a CDS encoding substrate-binding domain-containing protein, producing MRTCSLVFAAFAALALSGCGSKSDSAATTGNGAKTTTIAVIPKGSTHEFWKAVRAGAEEAGKELGVNVIFKGPIKEDDRESQIKVVEDFVAQGVQGIVLAPLDDQALRTPVMNAQKQDIPVVIIDSDLKDVETVSFVATDNRKGGEMAGAEMARLLGGKGRIVVLRYQEGSASTNNREEGFLDGIKAAPGIEVVSSNQFAGPTTETAQQAAENLLAAYKNADGSLSIDGIFTPNESSTFGMLRVLQDSGWAGKVKFIGFDSSAKLVEGLKEGQLNALVLQDPHRMGYLGVKVMLEYLNGAKPEKRIDTGAVLVTPENMTEDKIAKLLAPPQ from the coding sequence ATGCGCACTTGTTCTCTCGTCTTCGCCGCCTTCGCCGCGCTTGCCCTTTCGGGCTGCGGTTCGAAGAGCGATTCCGCCGCCACCACCGGAAACGGGGCCAAGACGACCACCATCGCCGTCATTCCCAAGGGCTCCACCCACGAGTTCTGGAAGGCCGTCCGCGCCGGAGCCGAAGAGGCCGGCAAGGAGTTGGGCGTCAACGTGATCTTCAAGGGCCCCATCAAGGAGGACGACCGCGAGAGCCAGATCAAGGTCGTCGAAGACTTCGTGGCGCAGGGAGTTCAGGGCATCGTCCTAGCCCCGTTGGACGATCAGGCGCTGCGCACTCCCGTCATGAACGCCCAGAAGCAGGACATCCCGGTCGTGATCATCGACTCGGACCTCAAGGACGTGGAGACCGTGAGCTTCGTGGCCACGGACAACCGCAAGGGCGGCGAGATGGCCGGTGCCGAGATGGCCCGGTTGCTTGGGGGCAAGGGGCGCATCGTGGTGCTTCGCTACCAAGAGGGTTCCGCAAGCACGAACAATCGCGAGGAGGGCTTCCTCGACGGCATCAAGGCCGCCCCCGGCATCGAAGTCGTCAGCAGCAACCAGTTCGCGGGCCCCACGACGGAGACCGCCCAACAAGCCGCCGAGAACCTGCTCGCGGCGTACAAGAACGCGGACGGGTCGCTCTCGATCGACGGCATCTTCACTCCCAACGAATCGTCCACGTTCGGCATGCTCCGCGTGCTTCAGGACAGCGGTTGGGCGGGCAAAGTGAAGTTCATCGGATTCGACTCCAGCGCCAAGCTCGTCGAGGGTCTGAAGGAGGGCCAGCTCAACGCCCTCGTTCTGCAGGATCCCCACCGCATGGGCTACCTCGGGGTCAAGGTGATGCTTGAGTACCTCAACGGGGCGAAGCCCGAGAAGCGCATCGATACCGGGGCCGTGCTCGTCACCCCCGAGAACATGACGGAAGACAAGATCGCCAAGCTCCTGGCCCCGCCGCAGTGA
- a CDS encoding sugar ABC transporter ATP-binding protein, whose translation MSILEVRSITKEFPAVRALDDVSLAFEMGEVHGLVGENGAGKSTLMKILSGLEQPTAGSLLAAGVEFHLASVREALDKGIAMIHQELNLVDDLTVAENIFLGREPQRRGMLDRQAMRTESAKTLERVGAAFGPDARVGELRLADKQLVEIAKAVSCAASILIMDEPTAVLSDRESESLFRLIDELKGQGLTIVYISHRLAEIERVCDRASVLRDGKLVATLSRGSFDPRALAKLMVGRELGDFYPEIPPRPEGEPTLVVKGARVRGIVESADLEVRAGEVVGIAGLVGSGRTELAEAIVGARRLSEGTVTLAGQPVRTGSVKRASELGIAYVSEDRKGTGLVMEMDVVENITLASLRAFCKPLVSRKAELEAAERWKEDLGIRAGDMRAEVLFLSGGNQQKVSIAKWLQTKPRVLILDEPTRGVDVGAKHEIYTLIHQLAREGLAVVVISSELPEIIGVCQRVVVMRQGRTVGELVGPEITEEAMMVLAAGVDAA comes from the coding sequence ATGTCGATTCTCGAGGTGCGCTCGATCACGAAGGAGTTCCCCGCCGTGCGGGCGCTCGACGACGTGAGTCTGGCGTTCGAAATGGGAGAGGTGCACGGGCTCGTCGGCGAGAACGGGGCGGGCAAGAGCACCTTGATGAAGATCCTCTCCGGCCTGGAGCAGCCAACCGCGGGTTCGCTTCTCGCCGCCGGAGTGGAGTTCCACCTGGCGAGCGTCCGCGAGGCGTTGGACAAGGGCATCGCCATGATCCACCAGGAGCTGAACCTCGTGGACGATCTCACGGTGGCGGAGAACATTTTCCTCGGCCGGGAGCCCCAGCGCCGCGGAATGCTGGACCGCCAAGCCATGCGCACGGAGTCTGCGAAGACGTTGGAGCGGGTCGGAGCGGCGTTCGGGCCAGACGCGAGGGTTGGCGAACTCCGGCTGGCAGACAAGCAGTTGGTGGAGATCGCCAAAGCCGTGTCGTGCGCGGCGTCGATCCTGATCATGGACGAACCCACAGCGGTGCTCAGCGACCGGGAGTCCGAGTCGCTGTTTCGGCTGATCGACGAGTTGAAGGGGCAGGGGCTCACCATCGTCTACATCTCCCACCGCCTTGCCGAGATCGAGCGCGTTTGCGATCGCGCGTCCGTGCTGCGCGACGGGAAACTCGTGGCCACGCTTTCCCGCGGCTCTTTCGATCCGCGCGCCTTGGCGAAGCTGATGGTGGGGCGAGAGCTGGGCGACTTCTACCCAGAGATTCCTCCGCGTCCCGAAGGGGAGCCGACGCTGGTGGTCAAGGGAGCGCGGGTGCGGGGCATCGTCGAGTCCGCCGATCTCGAGGTGCGGGCCGGGGAGGTCGTCGGAATCGCCGGTCTGGTCGGTTCGGGACGCACGGAGTTGGCCGAGGCGATCGTCGGCGCGCGGCGCCTGAGCGAAGGGACCGTCACCCTGGCCGGCCAACCGGTGCGCACGGGATCCGTCAAGCGCGCCTCGGAACTGGGAATCGCCTACGTCAGCGAGGACCGCAAGGGCACAGGCCTGGTGATGGAGATGGACGTGGTGGAGAACATCACGCTGGCCAGTCTCCGCGCCTTCTGCAAGCCTCTGGTGTCTCGCAAGGCCGAGCTGGAGGCCGCGGAGCGGTGGAAGGAGGACCTGGGTATTCGAGCCGGCGACATGCGCGCCGAGGTGCTCTTTCTCTCCGGCGGCAACCAGCAGAAAGTGTCGATCGCAAAGTGGCTGCAGACCAAGCCGAGGGTGCTCATCCTCGACGAACCCACGCGCGGAGTGGACGTCGGAGCGAAGCACGAAATCTACACGTTGATCCACCAACTCGCTCGCGAAGGGTTGGCCGTGGTCGTGATCTCCTCCGAACTGCCGGAGATCATCGGCGTATGCCAACGGGTGGTCGTGATGCGGCAGGGTAGGACGGTGGGTGAATTGGTGGGACCCGAAATCACAGAAGAGGCGATGATGGTGTTGGCGGCAGGGGTGGACGCGGCGTGA
- a CDS encoding ABC transporter permease — MRKFFQEYGVLVAFVLLFVINVVTRGENFLQAENLRNLVAQNAYVGIIAVGMTFVIMTGGIDLSVGSVLAFCGAVAVLVLNKQEAGGAASTTAILVAGLASVGVGLVSGLANGIAIAFGRVAPFIVTLAGLAGFRSLALVLGEGGEIRSHVPAFGDFGFGGLPIPGTVTQSGEPLVLYWSFFAFLGVALAASFLLNKTRFGRYVIAVGASERAARYSAINTRSVKIAAYTLIGGLVGFAAFLNAARMNSVGTGSVGLFYELDAIAAVVIGGTSLRGGKGRIWGTVVGVVLLTLIANMMTAYRIDTNWQGLVRGAVILVAVLLQRGGKSADEG; from the coding sequence GTGAGGAAGTTTTTCCAGGAGTACGGGGTGCTGGTGGCCTTCGTGCTGCTCTTCGTGATCAACGTCGTCACGCGCGGCGAGAACTTCCTGCAGGCCGAGAACCTGCGCAACCTCGTGGCCCAGAACGCCTACGTGGGGATCATCGCGGTCGGCATGACGTTCGTGATCATGACCGGCGGGATCGACCTGTCCGTGGGAAGCGTGTTGGCCTTTTGCGGGGCCGTCGCGGTCCTGGTTCTGAACAAGCAGGAAGCGGGCGGGGCGGCTTCGACCACCGCGATCTTGGTGGCCGGACTGGCCTCGGTGGGCGTCGGCCTCGTCTCAGGGTTGGCCAACGGCATCGCGATCGCCTTTGGGCGTGTGGCGCCGTTCATCGTCACCTTGGCGGGATTGGCCGGCTTTCGGTCCTTGGCGCTGGTGCTGGGCGAGGGGGGCGAGATCCGGTCCCACGTGCCGGCCTTCGGCGATTTCGGATTCGGCGGTCTGCCCATCCCGGGGACCGTGACCCAGAGCGGAGAACCCCTCGTGTTGTATTGGAGTTTCTTCGCGTTCCTCGGGGTAGCGCTGGCCGCGAGCTTCCTTCTGAATAAGACCCGCTTTGGGCGCTACGTGATCGCGGTTGGCGCGAGCGAGCGCGCGGCCCGCTACTCGGCGATCAACACGCGATCGGTGAAGATCGCGGCCTACACCCTGATTGGCGGACTGGTCGGATTCGCGGCGTTTTTGAACGCGGCCCGGATGAACTCGGTGGGCACCGGTTCGGTCGGGCTCTTCTACGAACTGGACGCGATTGCGGCGGTCGTGATCGGGGGGACGAGCCTGCGGGGGGGCAAAGGTAGAATCTGGGGCACCGTCGTGGGCGTGGTCTTGCTGACGCTGATCGCGAACATGATGACCGCGTACCGCATCGACACGAACTGGCAGGGATTGGTGCGCGGCGCGGTGATTCTGGTGGCCGTGCTTCTGCAACGGGGCGGCAAGTCCGCCGACGAGGGATAG
- a CDS encoding ABC transporter substrate-binding protein, with protein sequence MMKNKWIGCVAVAAMVLAMLAGCQPKGGTTTASGGAGGGDGKTYKVGVSIPAADHGWTAGIKWWAEEAAKLYPNIQWTIEDAKGPDEQIGDLQNLQSQGVDALVILATESAPITPIAKKLKEAGILIINVDRGFTEPVADLFIEGDNKAFGRKSAQYMAQKLNGKGNIVILEGIPSTVNTDRVTAALEVFRAYPGIKVVAQDSGMWNRETAEKVMQNMLVAQPAIDAIWASDDDMALGVENALKAAGRDKNIWILGGAGMKDIVKRVMDGDPMYPADITYPPSMIAVGIHEAASILTAGREKTLQFMPKHLVLDVDLITPENAKDYYFPESAY encoded by the coding sequence ATGATGAAGAACAAATGGATCGGTTGCGTCGCGGTGGCGGCGATGGTGTTGGCGATGCTGGCCGGGTGCCAGCCCAAGGGCGGCACGACGACCGCGTCGGGCGGCGCGGGCGGCGGCGACGGCAAGACCTACAAGGTGGGCGTTTCGATTCCGGCCGCCGACCACGGTTGGACCGCCGGCATCAAGTGGTGGGCGGAAGAGGCCGCAAAGCTCTACCCGAACATCCAGTGGACGATCGAAGACGCCAAGGGGCCCGACGAGCAGATCGGCGACCTGCAGAACCTACAGAGCCAGGGCGTGGACGCGCTCGTGATCCTCGCCACCGAGAGCGCGCCGATCACCCCGATCGCGAAGAAGCTGAAGGAGGCGGGCATCCTCATCATCAACGTCGACCGCGGCTTCACGGAGCCCGTGGCCGACCTGTTCATCGAAGGCGACAACAAGGCGTTCGGCCGGAAGTCAGCGCAGTACATGGCGCAGAAGCTGAACGGGAAGGGCAACATCGTGATCCTCGAGGGCATTCCCAGCACGGTGAACACCGACCGCGTGACGGCCGCCCTGGAGGTCTTCCGCGCCTACCCCGGCATCAAGGTCGTGGCGCAGGACAGCGGCATGTGGAACCGGGAGACGGCCGAGAAGGTCATGCAGAACATGCTCGTGGCGCAGCCCGCGATCGATGCGATCTGGGCGAGCGACGACGACATGGCGCTGGGCGTTGAGAACGCGCTGAAAGCCGCCGGCCGGGACAAGAACATCTGGATTCTCGGCGGCGCCGGCATGAAGGATATCGTGAAGCGCGTGATGGACGGCGACCCCATGTACCCCGCGGACATCACCTACCCGCCCTCGATGATCGCCGTCGGCATCCACGAAGCCGCCTCGATCCTCACCGCGGGTCGCGAGAAGACCCTCCAGTTCATGCCCAAGCACCTCGTGCTAGACGTGGACCTGATCACCCCGGAGAACGCGAAGGACTACTACTTCCCGGAAAGTGCTTATTAG
- a CDS encoding class II aldolase/adducin family protein, whose amino-acid sequence MNPRDTLVDLVAMSRRLAAPELGYAILAEGNTSARAADDSLWIKASGVSLHGIKAGGFVEVLRDPILAALEGPDLDDEAVRRCLEQARKDPRAPKPSVETFLHAWLLRLPDVRFIAHTHPTPLLGLLCTPRAEEFAGRRLFPDEIVCCGPATCWIPYVDPGLPLGRELRDRVQAHIESHRGAPKILWLQNHGLFALGDTPASVEAATHMAVKAAQVWLHALGTGQEPVTLTPEQIERIHRRPDEHYRQGVLGVKRKA is encoded by the coding sequence GTGAACCCGCGCGACACTCTGGTCGATCTTGTGGCGATGAGTCGCCGCTTGGCCGCGCCGGAACTGGGCTACGCGATCCTCGCCGAGGGGAACACGAGCGCCCGGGCGGCAGACGACTCCCTGTGGATCAAGGCGAGCGGCGTCTCGTTGCACGGCATCAAAGCCGGCGGTTTCGTCGAAGTCCTCCGCGACCCGATCCTGGCGGCGCTGGAGGGTCCCGACCTCGACGACGAGGCGGTTCGGCGCTGCCTCGAACAAGCGCGCAAGGATCCGCGCGCGCCGAAGCCCAGCGTGGAAACGTTCCTGCACGCGTGGCTGCTGCGCCTGCCCGACGTGCGGTTCATCGCGCACACGCACCCCACCCCGCTCCTCGGGCTGCTGTGCACCCCCCGCGCGGAAGAGTTCGCGGGGCGCCGGCTCTTTCCCGACGAGATCGTCTGCTGCGGACCCGCGACGTGCTGGATTCCCTACGTCGACCCGGGTCTCCCGTTAGGGCGTGAACTTAGGGACCGGGTGCAGGCGCACATCGAGTCGCACCGGGGGGCCCCAAAGATCCTCTGGCTTCAAAACCACGGCCTCTTCGCGCTCGGAGACACCCCCGCGTCGGTGGAGGCCGCGACGCACATGGCGGTGAAGGCCGCCCAGGTCTGGCTGCACGCACTGGGCACCGGCCAAGAGCCGGTCACCCTGACCCCCGAGCAGATCGAGCGCATCCACCGAAGGCCGGATGAGCACTATCGGCAGGGCGTTTTGGGCGTAAAGCGTAAAGCGTGA
- a CDS encoding alpha/beta fold hydrolase, translated as MEERARAPMTETRWTVGVEGEEAPVLIQTPEAPRGTLVFAHGAGGHMEHRHMASLAEVFLELGLEVVRFNFLYRASGRSIPDRMPKLQACFNSVVASVRERLAPKRILLGGHSMGGRCASMMAAEGFACDGLLLCAYPLHPPGQFNKLRDAHLPAIQVPTLCLNGTQDPLCDKELMDAVLPRLGPGFQMHWLEHADHSFHVLKRSGRTDAEVLAEVAGTVEEWLPEGPPDG; from the coding sequence GTGGAGGAACGCGCCCGGGCTCCGATGACCGAAACGAGGTGGACGGTAGGGGTCGAGGGCGAGGAGGCTCCCGTTCTCATCCAAACGCCCGAGGCGCCGCGAGGCACGCTCGTGTTTGCGCACGGTGCGGGCGGCCACATGGAGCACCGCCACATGGCCTCGCTCGCCGAGGTCTTCCTGGAACTGGGTCTCGAGGTCGTGCGCTTCAACTTCCTCTACCGAGCGTCGGGGCGCAGCATTCCGGATCGCATGCCGAAGCTGCAGGCGTGCTTCAACTCCGTCGTCGCTTCGGTACGTGAGAGGCTGGCCCCGAAGCGCATCCTCCTCGGTGGGCACTCGATGGGCGGACGCTGCGCATCGATGATGGCGGCCGAGGGGTTTGCGTGCGACGGATTGTTGCTCTGCGCCTACCCCCTGCACCCACCCGGCCAGTTCAACAAGCTGCGGGACGCGCACCTGCCTGCGATCCAAGTGCCGACGCTCTGCCTCAACGGCACGCAGGACCCACTGTGCGACAAGGAGTTGATGGACGCGGTGCTCCCCCGCCTGGGCCCCGGCTTTCAGATGCACTGGCTCGAGCACGCCGACCACTCGTTCCACGTGCTCAAGCGAAGCGGCCGTACGGATGCCGAAGTGCTGGCGGAGGTAGCCGGTACCGTGGAGGAGTGGCTACCTGAGGGGCCTCCCGATGGGTGA
- a CDS encoding prolyl oligopeptidase family serine peptidase: MLCAALLSTLFVGAPIPIVDAVAIGGVARGGRLPVPADAVLAKIVDGSLGTPQDGATVARLGGGDATWKSIHANADGWLEDAALRGGYAYATVESPKAEVRILEAAGHSLVYVNGEPRGGDPYGFGYFKVPVQLRQGTNAFLFSVGRGRLHATLTEPPAGAYLDLGDPTLPDVLVGLSRPLLGAVVVVNAKAEPLVGARLVARVGDQAVETEVPTLAALSMRKVPFSIRTPRADEAGEQTLELDLIQTEGRSRLLLNRASTKLRVRTPLQVHRRTFESSIDGSVQYFAVNPAQKPATSNTLILTLHGASVEGEGQAAAYGSKEWATLVAPTNRRPYGFDWEDWGRWDALEVLEIAKRTIPHDRRKVDVTGHSMGGHGTWHMGVTFPDLWGVIAPSAGWSSFFSYGGTPRFEGSDPIDAILTRAVSPSDTLLLARNTLSDAVYILHGDKDDNVPVSEARLMKETLEKLGHTRLSYHEQPGAGHWWGGECVDWPPMFDLFKTVERPSPREVKSVDFTTMNPAVSNRDYWASIEQQIHALQPSRIQLTLDGDTLRGTTENVAWLAIDRRLTRFTRAVLDGQTFENLPPTGATAHFERKGDTWERRPELPRDVKRADRSGPFKEAFKNRMVFVVGTAGTPEENAWASAKARYDSETFQYRGNGSVDIVRDTAFDPVRFHGRNVILYGNADTNSAWPKVLGEGGIVVKRGSVVVGGRSVAGDDLAALFVAPRTNDSGSLVGVVAATGPKGAEIATRLPYFVSGVAYPDWIVIGADSALLGNQGIRGAGFYGNDWKVESGDQAWRNAPGLR; encoded by the coding sequence ATGTTGTGCGCTGCCCTTCTTTCGACGTTGTTCGTGGGCGCCCCGATTCCGATCGTCGATGCTGTCGCCATCGGGGGCGTCGCCCGGGGAGGGAGGCTTCCCGTTCCCGCGGACGCGGTGCTCGCGAAGATTGTCGACGGGTCGCTCGGCACGCCCCAAGACGGCGCGACGGTCGCGCGGCTCGGCGGCGGAGACGCCACGTGGAAGAGCATCCATGCGAACGCCGACGGTTGGCTGGAAGACGCCGCACTTCGGGGCGGCTACGCGTACGCGACCGTCGAATCGCCGAAGGCCGAGGTCCGGATCCTCGAGGCCGCCGGGCACAGCTTGGTGTACGTGAACGGGGAACCGCGTGGGGGCGACCCTTACGGATTCGGCTACTTCAAGGTGCCGGTCCAACTGCGGCAGGGGACCAACGCGTTCCTCTTCTCGGTCGGAAGGGGACGACTCCATGCGACGTTGACCGAACCGCCCGCCGGCGCTTACCTGGATCTGGGGGACCCGACCCTACCGGACGTCCTCGTCGGGCTGTCGCGCCCCTTGCTCGGAGCGGTGGTGGTGGTCAACGCCAAGGCCGAGCCTTTGGTGGGGGCCCGTCTCGTGGCGCGCGTCGGAGACCAGGCGGTGGAGACCGAGGTTCCCACGCTTGCCGCCCTCTCGATGCGCAAGGTGCCCTTTTCCATCCGGACGCCCAGGGCGGACGAGGCGGGCGAACAGACTCTGGAGCTGGACCTCATCCAAACCGAGGGCCGATCGCGCCTCCTCTTGAACCGCGCCTCGACCAAGCTTCGCGTACGGACGCCCCTTCAGGTGCATCGACGCACGTTCGAAAGCTCGATCGACGGGAGCGTACAGTACTTTGCCGTGAACCCGGCCCAGAAACCCGCCACCTCCAACACCCTGATTCTCACCCTCCACGGGGCGAGCGTGGAGGGCGAGGGTCAGGCGGCGGCTTACGGTTCGAAGGAGTGGGCGACGCTGGTCGCGCCGACGAACCGCCGCCCGTACGGATTCGATTGGGAGGATTGGGGTCGATGGGACGCCCTCGAGGTGCTCGAGATCGCCAAGCGCACGATTCCCCACGACCGCCGCAAGGTGGATGTGACGGGACACTCGATGGGCGGCCATGGCACGTGGCACATGGGCGTCACCTTCCCCGACCTCTGGGGCGTGATCGCTCCCAGCGCGGGCTGGTCGAGCTTCTTCAGTTATGGCGGTACCCCACGATTCGAAGGGAGCGACCCGATCGATGCGATCCTCACGCGCGCGGTTTCGCCCAGCGACACGTTGCTCTTGGCCCGCAACACCCTGTCCGACGCGGTGTACATCCTGCACGGCGACAAGGACGACAACGTGCCCGTCAGCGAGGCGCGCCTGATGAAGGAGACGCTCGAGAAGCTGGGGCACACGCGGCTCTCGTATCACGAGCAGCCGGGGGCGGGCCACTGGTGGGGCGGCGAGTGCGTGGACTGGCCGCCGATGTTCGATCTGTTCAAGACGGTCGAACGCCCTTCGCCGCGGGAGGTGAAGAGCGTGGACTTCACTACGATGAACCCGGCGGTTTCGAACCGCGACTACTGGGCGAGCATCGAGCAGCAGATCCACGCCCTGCAACCCAGCCGCATTCAGCTCACCTTGGACGGAGACACCTTGCGCGGGACCACCGAGAACGTCGCCTGGCTGGCGATCGATCGCCGCCTGACGCGCTTCACGCGAGCGGTGCTGGATGGCCAGACCTTCGAGAACCTCCCTCCGACGGGCGCGACCGCTCACTTCGAGCGCAAGGGCGACACGTGGGAGCGGCGCCCCGAGTTGCCTCGCGACGTGAAGCGGGCCGACCGCTCCGGACCCTTCAAGGAGGCGTTCAAGAACCGCATGGTGTTCGTGGTCGGGACCGCGGGCACCCCCGAGGAGAACGCGTGGGCCAGCGCCAAGGCGCGTTACGACAGCGAGACGTTCCAGTACCGGGGGAACGGCTCGGTGGACATCGTGCGCGACACGGCGTTCGACCCGGTCCGGTTCCACGGCCGGAACGTCATCCTGTACGGGAACGCGGACACGAATTCGGCGTGGCCCAAGGTGCTCGGCGAGGGTGGGATCGTGGTCAAGCGGGGATCGGTGGTCGTCGGCGGCCGCTCGGTGGCCGGGGACGACCTCGCCGCGCTGTTCGTTGCTCCGCGTACGAACGACTCGGGTTCGCTCGTGGGAGTCGTCGCGGCCACGGGTCCGAAGGGCGCGGAGATCGCGACCCGATTACCCTATTTCGTGAGCGGCGTGGCGTATCCGGACTGGATCGTGATCGGCGCCGACTCGGCGTTGCTCGGCAACCAGGGCATTCGGGGCGCTGGGTTCTACGGCAACGATTGGAAGGTGGAGTCGGGCGACCAGGCGTGGAGGAACGCGCCCGGGCTCCGATGA